Proteins co-encoded in one Streptomyces sp. NBC_01283 genomic window:
- a CDS encoding PH domain-containing protein: protein MALFGNAHTIDPMTAQQDYARLLGHGEQVQAAFLLIRDTMLFTDRRLVLVDKQGITGKKVEYHSVPYRSITHFAVETAGHFDLDAELKIWISGTPEPIQKTFTKGVDIYEVQAILTQYVAR, encoded by the coding sequence ATGGCACTTTTCGGAAACGCTCACACGATCGATCCGATGACCGCGCAGCAGGACTACGCGCGTCTGCTGGGCCACGGTGAGCAGGTGCAGGCCGCGTTCCTGCTGATCCGCGACACCATGCTCTTCACCGATCGTCGCCTCGTCCTCGTCGACAAGCAGGGGATAACCGGCAAGAAGGTCGAGTACCACTCGGTCCCCTACCGCAGCATCACGCACTTCGCGGTCGAGACCGCCGGGCACTTCGACCTCGACGCCGAGCTCAAGATCTGGATCTCCGGGACCCCCGAGCCGATCCAGAAGACGTTCACGAAGGGCGTCGACATCTACGAGGTCCAGGCGATCCTCACGCAGTACGTGGCCCGCTGA
- the dcd gene encoding dCTP deaminase, which yields MLLSDKDIRAEIDTGRVRIDPYDESMVQPSSIDVRLDRYFRVFENHRYPHIDPSVEQADLTRLVEPEGDEPFILHPGEFVLASTYEVISLPDDLASRLEGKSSLGRLGLVTHSTAGFIDPGFSGHVTLELSNLATLPIKLWPGMKIGQLCLFRLTSPAEEPYGSERYGSRYQGQRGPTASRSFLNFHRTQV from the coding sequence GTGCTTCTCTCAGACAAGGACATCCGGGCCGAGATCGACACCGGACGAGTACGGATCGATCCGTACGACGAATCCATGGTGCAGCCCTCAAGCATCGACGTGCGGCTCGACCGCTACTTCCGGGTGTTCGAGAACCACCGCTACCCCCACATCGACCCCTCCGTCGAGCAGGCCGACCTCACGCGGCTCGTCGAGCCCGAGGGCGACGAGCCGTTCATCCTGCACCCCGGCGAGTTCGTGCTGGCCTCGACGTACGAGGTCATCAGCCTGCCCGACGACCTCGCGAGCAGGCTGGAGGGCAAGTCCAGCCTGGGGCGCCTCGGGCTTGTGACACATTCCACGGCCGGGTTCATCGACCCCGGCTTCTCCGGGCACGTGACCCTGGAGCTCTCCAACCTCGCGACGCTGCCGATCAAGCTCTGGCCGGGCATGAAGATCGGGCAGCTCTGCCTGTTCCGGCTGACCTCGCCCGCCGAGGAGCCCTACGGGTCGGAGCGGTACGGGTCGCGTTACCAGGGCCAGCGCGGACCCACCGCCTCCCGTTCCTTCCTCAATTTCCATCGGACACAGGTGTGA
- a CDS encoding FG-GAP repeat protein, whose translation MTLRPRTIALAAATALAATGLVLPLAGAAGAAPGAADAPLVSDFNGDGYDDLFVGVPSGSVGGEAKAGYVSVVFGGKYGPGPHDVRRITQATVEVPGTPEAGDRFGGSVVAAHVDGDQYADLVIGAPGEDIDAKTDAGSVTVLYGTGDGFALANTAARGAASNDAYGNALVAADFTGDTDVDLAIGGKDKVVANFNPFAADTQPLMADRMGGRAPVMATGDFDTDGLPDLALGYYTQNQPYTQSHLRLYGWNKDEGSMANFWNNSNGAANALAGGDFDGDGYDDLALGNCREIADENITDPCGPEQLAKGGAVHIRFGGPNGSFGWEQQTFNQDTPGMPGVAETGDGFGDALSVADIDADGHDDLIAGAPGEAIGSAAKAGSVTVLKGGEMGLLDPAGAANPGTAAYQQNSPDILGVAQAGDLFGAALAFGDHNGDGVPDLSVAAPGENSAAGGVWDLPGAKAGGSVVTPNSLGLPASLNPLAYGSVLGK comes from the coding sequence GTGACCCTGCGCCCACGCACCATCGCCCTGGCCGCCGCCACCGCCCTCGCCGCCACCGGTCTTGTCCTCCCTCTCGCGGGGGCCGCCGGTGCCGCGCCCGGGGCCGCCGATGCTCCGCTCGTCAGTGACTTCAACGGGGACGGTTACGACGACCTCTTCGTCGGTGTGCCCAGTGGCAGTGTCGGGGGTGAGGCCAAGGCGGGGTACGTGAGTGTCGTGTTCGGGGGGAAGTACGGGCCGGGGCCGCACGATGTGCGGCGGATCACCCAGGCCACCGTCGAGGTGCCCGGCACGCCCGAGGCCGGGGACCGGTTCGGAGGGTCCGTCGTCGCCGCGCACGTCGACGGCGACCAGTACGCCGACCTCGTCATCGGCGCTCCCGGCGAGGACATCGACGCCAAGACCGACGCCGGTTCCGTCACCGTCCTCTACGGGACAGGGGACGGCTTCGCCCTGGCCAACACCGCCGCCAGGGGCGCCGCGTCGAACGACGCGTACGGCAACGCCCTCGTCGCCGCCGACTTCACCGGCGACACGGACGTCGACCTCGCGATCGGCGGCAAGGACAAGGTCGTCGCGAACTTCAACCCGTTCGCCGCCGACACCCAGCCCCTCATGGCCGACCGCATGGGCGGGCGCGCCCCCGTCATGGCCACCGGCGACTTCGACACCGACGGGCTGCCCGACCTCGCCCTCGGCTACTACACGCAGAACCAGCCCTACACCCAGTCCCACCTCCGCCTCTACGGCTGGAACAAGGACGAGGGCTCCATGGCCAACTTCTGGAACAACTCCAACGGCGCCGCGAACGCCCTGGCCGGCGGCGACTTCGACGGCGACGGCTACGACGACCTCGCCCTCGGCAACTGCCGCGAGATCGCCGACGAGAACATCACCGACCCGTGCGGTCCGGAGCAGCTCGCCAAGGGCGGCGCCGTCCACATCCGCTTCGGCGGCCCGAACGGCAGCTTCGGCTGGGAGCAGCAGACGTTCAACCAGGACACCCCGGGCATGCCCGGCGTCGCCGAGACCGGTGACGGCTTCGGCGACGCGCTCTCCGTGGCGGACATCGACGCCGACGGCCACGACGACCTGATCGCGGGCGCCCCCGGCGAGGCCATCGGCAGCGCGGCGAAGGCGGGCAGCGTCACCGTCCTGAAGGGCGGCGAGATGGGCCTGCTCGACCCGGCGGGCGCGGCGAACCCGGGCACGGCCGCCTACCAGCAGAACTCCCCAGACATCCTGGGCGTCGCCCAGGCGGGCGACCTCTTCGGGGCGGCACTCGCCTTCGGTGACCACAACGGCGACGGCGTACCGGACCTGTCCGTCGCGGCGCCCGGCGAGAACTCCGCAGCGGGCGGCGTCTGGGACCTGCCGGGCGCGAAGGCAGGCGGCTCGGTCGTCACCCCGAACTCCCTTGGCCTGCCCGCCTCTTTGAACCCGCTGGCCTACGGATCGGTGCTCGGGAAGTAA
- a CDS encoding phosphoribosyltransferase has product MSDVRENLTYEKFGGAVRELAQTIADDGYQPDVVLSIARGGVFVAGGLAYALDCKNIHLVNVEFYTGVGTTLEMPVMLAPVPNAIDFTDKKVLIADDVADTGKTLKLVHDFCLDHVAEVRSAVIYEKSQSLVKCEYVWKRTDDWINFPWSVEAPVVKRAGQVLDA; this is encoded by the coding sequence ATGAGTGACGTGCGCGAGAACCTTACGTACGAGAAGTTCGGCGGCGCCGTGCGCGAGCTCGCGCAGACCATCGCCGATGACGGCTACCAGCCCGACGTGGTGCTTTCGATCGCGCGCGGTGGCGTCTTCGTCGCGGGTGGCCTCGCGTACGCGCTCGACTGCAAGAACATCCACCTGGTCAACGTGGAGTTCTACACGGGCGTCGGGACGACCCTGGAAATGCCCGTCATGCTGGCGCCCGTGCCGAACGCCATCGACTTCACCGACAAGAAGGTGCTCATCGCCGATGATGTCGCCGACACCGGGAAGACGCTGAAGCTCGTGCACGACTTCTGCCTCGACCACGTGGCCGAGGTGCGGTCCGCCGTCATCTACGAGAAGTCGCAGTCGCTCGTGAAGTGCGAGTACGTCTGGAAGCGCACCGACGACTGGATCAACTTCCCGTGGAGTGTCGAGGCTCCCGTCGTGAAGCGTGCCGGGCAGGTTCTCGACGCCTGA
- a CDS encoding carboxymuconolactone decarboxylase family protein: MEARLNLFGSSLAGKVLKHINSASKVVTDSTLPAATQELVKIRASQINGCGFCTDMHTKDATHAGETSTRLNLVAAWREAKVFTDAERAALELTEQGTRVADAAGGVTDEAWADAAKHYDEDQLAALVSLIALINTYNRVNVIVQQPAGDYQPGQFG; this comes from the coding sequence ATGGAAGCTCGTCTGAACCTCTTCGGCAGCTCGCTCGCGGGCAAGGTCCTGAAGCACATCAACTCGGCGTCCAAGGTCGTGACGGACTCGACCCTGCCCGCCGCGACACAGGAACTGGTGAAGATCCGCGCCAGCCAGATCAACGGCTGCGGGTTCTGCACCGACATGCACACGAAGGACGCCACGCACGCGGGCGAGACGTCGACGCGCCTCAACCTCGTCGCCGCCTGGCGCGAGGCCAAGGTCTTCACGGACGCGGAGCGCGCCGCCCTTGAGCTCACGGAGCAGGGGACGCGCGTCGCCGACGCGGCGGGCGGTGTCACGGACGAGGCCTGGGCGGACGCCGCCAAGCACTACGACGAGGACCAGCTCGCCGCCCTGGTGTCGCTCATCGCCTTGATCAACACGTACAACCGGGTGAACGTCATCGTCCAGCAGCCGGCGGGTGACTACCAGCCGGGCCAGTTCGGCTGA
- a CDS encoding Yip1 family protein: MAGFRIGRGRDNRTPQARPQQRPRQEPYGQQAPQGQQPPYGSPQPPPQQYGRQQPPYGQGQRGQGQGGYGGQQWPQPGGNHGNHGEPEYFGGPGGQGHGGQGGQGGQGFDPYAANNPGHTQAFSVGEDPYNQGDTYRAGQAPAPVGPRLHWKDLLRGIVLRPGPTFLQMRDYAMWAPALIVTFLYGLLAIFGFDGAREDAISATLSTAVPYVLTTGVAITISAFILGVVTHTLARQLGGDGAWQPTVGLSMLIMSITDAPRVIVAMFLGGGQSFVQLLGWLTWIAAGALLTAMVSKSHDLPWPKALGASAIQLLALLSIIKLGTF; encoded by the coding sequence GTGGCTGGATTCAGGATCGGACGCGGCCGGGACAACCGCACCCCGCAAGCGCGACCCCAACAACGACCGCGGCAGGAGCCGTACGGGCAGCAGGCCCCCCAGGGCCAGCAGCCTCCGTACGGCTCCCCTCAGCCGCCCCCGCAGCAGTACGGCAGGCAGCAGCCGCCGTACGGCCAGGGCCAGAGAGGCCAGGGCCAGGGCGGATACGGCGGGCAGCAGTGGCCGCAGCCGGGCGGCAACCACGGCAACCACGGCGAGCCGGAGTACTTCGGCGGGCCGGGAGGCCAGGGGCACGGCGGCCAGGGCGGACAAGGCGGACAGGGCTTCGATCCGTACGCCGCCAACAACCCGGGTCACACCCAGGCCTTCTCCGTGGGCGAGGACCCGTACAACCAGGGCGACACCTACCGCGCGGGCCAGGCCCCCGCCCCGGTGGGCCCGCGCCTGCACTGGAAGGACCTGCTGCGCGGCATCGTGCTGCGCCCGGGCCCGACCTTCCTCCAGATGCGGGACTACGCGATGTGGGCCCCGGCCCTCATCGTGACGTTCCTCTACGGCCTGCTCGCCATCTTCGGCTTCGACGGCGCCCGCGAGGACGCCATCAGCGCCACGCTCTCCACGGCCGTGCCGTACGTCCTCACCACGGGCGTCGCGATCACGATCAGTGCGTTCATCCTGGGCGTGGTCACGCACACCCTCGCCCGCCAGCTCGGCGGCGACGGTGCCTGGCAGCCGACGGTCGGCCTCTCCATGCTGATCATGTCCATCACGGACGCGCCCCGCGTGATCGTCGCGATGTTCCTCGGCGGCGGCCAGTCCTTCGTCCAGCTGCTCGGCTGGCTGACCTGGATCGCGGCGGGCGCGCTGCTCACGGCCATGGTGAGCAAGTCGCACGACCTGCCGTGGCCGAAGGCGCTCGGCGCGTCGGCGATCCAGCTGCTCGCGCTGCTGTCGATCATCAAGCTCGGCACGTTCTAA